The stretch of DNA GGCAGCAGGAAGGCGGCGTATAGGTCTGGGCATCCGAGCACGACCCGGCCCGAGACCGCATCGGACAGAAGGTGCGCGCGAGCCTCGTCGTGCAGGTCAAGGAGGCGGCGCGCGTAGGTCAGCAAGGTCTCGCCCTGCACGGTGAGCTTGGGGTGCCGCAAACCGGACTCGAAGATGGGACGCCCAACGATTTGCTCAAGCCGGTTCAGTTGGAGGCTGATCGCCGGCTGGGTTCTGTGCAGGCGCTGTGCGACCCGAGTGACGCTGCGCTCCTCCACCAACAGAACGAAGGTCTGTAGCAACGAGAGGTCTAGGATGTGCCGCTGTGTCATAAGCCGGACTTTGCTTCAGGCAAAACATTATAAATTTGAATGTTGCCGTGGTGAAGCGTAGATTTCGTGAAGCGCAGATTAAATTAGCATAGATAATGTGCACAATTTGATCTGATCGTGCGCAGATATGCGCGATGAGTGGGCATGTGGCTCGGTGATCCGCTTGCCGACGCACATCCGTTCCATTTGCACGGGGGCGCATCAGACGTGACGACGGTGGTCGAGATCCGGGAGATCAGGAAAGCGTTCGGCGGCGCCGCGGCGCTCGACGGCTGCTCTCTAGACATCGCAGCGGGCTGTGTGACTGGGATTATCGGCCCGAACGGTGCCGGCAAGACGACGCTGCTCAACGTGCTCTGCGGCCTCGTGCCTCCGGATTCTGGGCAGATCCGGTTCCGCGGCGTCCCGATCACCGGGCTGCCGTCGCACATCGTCGCGGCGCGCGGAGTCGTGCGCACCTTCCAAATCGTGCGCGATCTGGCGGGCCTTACCGTCCTTGAGACCCTGCTCCTCGCCCCCGGGGCCCAGATCGGCGAGACCATCATCGGCGCGTTGTTCCGCCGAGGCGCCGTCGAAACCCAGGAGCGTGCTCAAGCGGTCCGCGCACGCGGCCTGCTCGAACGAATTGGACTGTGGCGCCTCGCCGACGCCCCGGCCGGCTCCCTGTCCGGCGGACAGAAGAAGCTCCTGGAACTGGCGCGCGCATTGATGCTCGATCCAGCGGTCCTCTGCCTCGACGAGCCAGCCGCCGGCGTCTCGCCGCCGTTACTCAACGCGATCATCCGCCTGATCCGCGAGCTGCGCATGGCGGGCCTGACCATCATCGTCGTGGAGCACGACATGCACCTCATCCGCGAGGTCTGCGATCATATCCACGTCCTGGCGGAGGGGCGCCCTCTAGTATCTGGGACCTTTGCAGAAGTGACCGCGAATGCGCGCGTCGTCGACGCCTATCTCGGGCTGGCGGCGTGAGTGGTGCACCGGCCATTCCGGCCCTCGCGGTTCGCGGCCTGCGCGCTGGATACGGGCGCGGCGGCGACATCGTGCGCGGCATCGACCTCGATCAGCTACCCGAGACGATCCTGGCGGTGATCGGTCCCAACGGCTCCGGCAAATCGACCTTCGTGAAGACTCTCGCCGGACTCCTGCGGCCGCGCGAGGGCTCGATCAGTATCACCGGGCGCGACGTGACGGGATTGTCGGCGGCGCGCCGCGTGGTGGCCGGCGTCGCCTATGTGCCGCAGGAGAAGAACGTCTTCGCCACGCTCACCGTACGCGAGAACATGCAACTTGCCACCGAGTTCCTCCGCCGCCGGGCCGGAACTGGGCGCGAGCAGGAGGAGCGTGTCCTCACGCTGTTCCCCGAGCTGGCCGACCGCGGCCGCACGCTAGCCGGCAATCTCTCCGGCGGCCAACGGCAGATGGTCGCTTTCGCCTGCGCTCTACTCGCGAATCCCGAGGTCCTGCTCCTCGATGAGCCCTCCGCGGGTCTGTCGCCGCGCTTCGTCTCCGAGACGATGGAAGCCATTGTCCGGGTTCGGTCAGCCGGCACGACGATCGTCCTGGTCGAGCAGAACGTGCAGGCGGCCCTGTGCATCGCCGACGCGGTGATGGTGCTGGTCGCCGGGCGCAAGAGTCTGGAGGCGCCAGCCGGGCAAATCCGGCAGGCCGACCTCGCCGACCTGTTCTTCGCGAGGGCGGCATGATCGGCCAACTCCTGCTCAATGGAACGGTGAGCGGACTCCTCCTGGCTCTGCCGGCGCTTGCGGTCAGCCTGACCTTCGGCATCCTCAAGTTCCCAAATTTCGCAGTTGGCGGCAGCCTGACTCTCGGTGCTTACGCTGGATGGGTCTTCAATACGCAGTTGGGCTTCCAGATCGTGGGTGCCTCGCTCCTGGCAGCGGCCACCGTCGCCCTAGTCAGCGTCCTACTTGACGTGGCCGTGTTCGGTCGGCTGCGCGAGCAGGGCTCGATCGCTCTGATGGTCGCGTCGATGGGCGTCTCCCTCATCCTGGAGAACCTTTGTCGGTTCGGCTTCGGCAACGCGACGCGCAGCCTCGACGTCGACGTGGCGCGGCCCCTGCGTTGGGCGGGCCTGCGCATCAGCCACGAGCAGATCGTCACCGCGGCGGCGGTGCTTGGCTGCCTCGTCCTGCTTCACCTCGTGCTGCGTACGACGCCTTTGGGCCGCGCGATGCGCGCGGTGGCCGACAACCCGACGCTCGCCGCGGCGCGCGGCATCGAGCGCGAGGTGATCGTGCGGCTCACATGGGCGATCATCGGTCTCCTAACGGGGCTCGCCGGCGTCCTCGCCGCCATCGACCGCGCCGTCGAGCCGCTGGTCGGCTGGAGCTACCAGATCCCGGTTTTCGCCGCCGCGATCCTTGGGGGGCTCGGCAGCCCACTCGGAGCTGTCCTCGGTGCTCTCGCGGTAGGGCTGTCCGAGGAACTGGCGACCCTCGTGGTTCCGACGAGCTATCGCCAGGCAGTCAGCTTCGCGGTGATTCTCCTGCTTCTCCTCGTGCGCAGCCAGGGCCTTCTCGGTGCGCGGGCGGTACGCAAATGACGGCCTATCTCGTCACCATTCTCGTGATTGTCGCAATCGCGACTCTCGTCGGGCTTGCCTTGAATTTCCAGTGGGGCTGCGCCGGACTAGTCAATTTTGGCGTCGCTGGCTTTGTCGCCCTGGGGGCATACGCGACTGCGCTGCTGACGCCGGTGGTTGGCTGGTTTGCAGCGATGCTGGCGGCGGCGGCTTTGAGCGCGTTGCTCAGCGTCTTTCTCGCCTTATTGTCGATTCGCCTTGCCGACGACTATCTCGCCATCGTCACTTTGGGCTTCGGCGAGGCGGTGCGCCTCGTCCT from Methylobacterium sp. PvR107 encodes:
- a CDS encoding ABC transporter ATP-binding protein; translation: MWLGDPLADAHPFHLHGGASDVTTVVEIREIRKAFGGAAALDGCSLDIAAGCVTGIIGPNGAGKTTLLNVLCGLVPPDSGQIRFRGVPITGLPSHIVAARGVVRTFQIVRDLAGLTVLETLLLAPGAQIGETIIGALFRRGAVETQERAQAVRARGLLERIGLWRLADAPAGSLSGGQKKLLELARALMLDPAVLCLDEPAAGVSPPLLNAIIRLIRELRMAGLTIIVVEHDMHLIREVCDHIHVLAEGRPLVSGTFAEVTANARVVDAYLGLAA
- a CDS encoding ABC transporter ATP-binding protein — encoded protein: MSGAPAIPALAVRGLRAGYGRGGDIVRGIDLDQLPETILAVIGPNGSGKSTFVKTLAGLLRPREGSISITGRDVTGLSAARRVVAGVAYVPQEKNVFATLTVRENMQLATEFLRRRAGTGREQEERVLTLFPELADRGRTLAGNLSGGQRQMVAFACALLANPEVLLLDEPSAGLSPRFVSETMEAIVRVRSAGTTIVLVEQNVQAALCIADAVMVLVAGRKSLEAPAGQIRQADLADLFFARAA
- a CDS encoding branched-chain amino acid ABC transporter permease, with the protein product MIGQLLLNGTVSGLLLALPALAVSLTFGILKFPNFAVGGSLTLGAYAGWVFNTQLGFQIVGASLLAAATVALVSVLLDVAVFGRLREQGSIALMVASMGVSLILENLCRFGFGNATRSLDVDVARPLRWAGLRISHEQIVTAAAVLGCLVLLHLVLRTTPLGRAMRAVADNPTLAAARGIEREVIVRLTWAIIGLLTGLAGVLAAIDRAVEPLVGWSYQIPVFAAAILGGLGSPLGAVLGALAVGLSEELATLVVPTSYRQAVSFAVILLLLLVRSQGLLGARAVRK